A window of the Pseudoliparis swirei isolate HS2019 ecotype Mariana Trench chromosome 13, NWPU_hadal_v1, whole genome shotgun sequence genome harbors these coding sequences:
- the fscn2b gene encoding fascin-2b isoform X2, giving the protein MPANGNRPLKLQFGLINHEGRYLTAEAFGFKVNASAPSLKKKQIWTLEQDSQVVYLRSHLGRYLASDKDGKVTCEADGQNSDCRFLIVAQSDGRWALQSEQHLRFFGGSRDYLSCFAQVITDAELWAVHLALHPQANLLSVARKRYARLSAEDGEIAVDMNIPWGVAALLTLIYLDGKYFLKTCDGRFLSNDGKLSTQSGRTAAYTLELKCGKLAFKDCEGKYLSPMGPTGTLRSGRCSKPGKDELFDLEESHPQVVLMAANGRYVSIRQGVSLAANQEDETDMETFQMEIDKETRKCTLRTSQGNHWDLVAHGGIQITASGVSANTMFSVEWLGHKMALKANNGKYICTKKNGQLLAVSDSIGEDEQLTLKLINRPILILRGENGFICHHKNSNLLDGSRSVYDIFTLQFSNGAYHVKGVDGRFWYVNGGGLVCSDGEAPEDFTLELPERGRLAIRDKRGKYLRGDQGGMLKADGLGLSSSALWEY; this is encoded by the exons GTGAATGCCTCAGCTCCGAGCCTGAAGAAGAAGCAGATATGGACCCTAGAGCAGGACTCCCAGGTGGTCTACCTGCGTAGCCACCTGGGACGCTACCTGGCCTCGGACAAGGACGGCAAAGTCACCTGCGAGGCCGACGGACAAAACTCGGACTGCCGCTTCCTCATCGTGGCCCAATCGGACGGTCGCTGGGCCCTGCAGTCCGAGCAGCACCTCCGCTTCTTCGGCGGCTCTCGGGACTACCTGTCCTGCTTCGCCCAGGTAATAACAGATGCCGAGCTGTGGGCGGTGCACCTGGCTCTGCATCCGCAGGCCAACCTGCTGTCCGTGGCCCGCAAGCGGTACGCCCGCCTCTCCGCGGAGGACGGAGAGATCGCCGTGGACATGAACATTCCCTGGGGTGTGGCGGCGCTCCTGACGCTCATCTACCTGGACGGGAAGTACTTCCTTAAGACCTGCGACGGCCGTTTCCTCAGCAACGACGGGAAGCTGTCGACGCAGAGCGGCAGGACCGCGGCGTACACGCTGGAGCTGAAGTGCGGGAAGCTGGCCTTTAAAGACTGCGAGGGGAAGTATTTGTCTCCCATGGGGCCGACTGGCACCCTCCGGTCCGGACGCTGCTCCAAACCGGGCAAAGACGAACTGTTTGACCTGGAGGAGAGCCACCCGCAGGTGGTTCTGATGGCCGCCAACGGGCGATACGTCTCCATAAGACAAG GAGTGAGCCTGGCAGCCAATCAGGAAGACGAGACGGACATGGAGACGTTTCAGATGGAGATCGACAAGGAAACCAGGAAGTGTACGTTGCGCACCAGCCAAGGGAACCACTGGGACCTGGTGGCCCACGGAGGCATCCAGATCACCGCCTCGGGAGT GTCAGCGAACACCATGTTTTCAGTGGAGTGGCTTGGCCACAAGATGGCGCTAAAGGCTAATAATGGGAAATACATCTGCACCAAGAAGAATGGCCAGCTGCTAGCAGTCAGTGACTCCATAG GTGAGGACGAGCAGCTCACCCTGAAGCTCATCAACCGGCCCATACTGATCCTGAGAGGAGAGAACGGATTCATCTGCCACCACAAGAACTCCAACTTGCTGGACGGCAGCAGATCGGTCTACGACATCTTCACCCTGCAGTTCAGTAACGGGGCGTAccatgtcaaag GCGTGGACGGTCGCTTCTGGTACGTGAACGGCGGCGGGCTGGTGTGCTCGGACGGCGAGGCCCCGGAGGATTTCACCCTGGAGCTCCCGGAGCGCGGTCGCCTCGCCATCCGCGACAAGAGGGGCAAATACCTGCGCGGAGACCAGGGAGGCATGCTGAAGGCCGACGGACTCGGCCTGAGCAGCTCGGCCCTGTGGGAGTATTAA
- the fscn2b gene encoding fascin-2b isoform X1, which yields MPANGNRPLKLQFGLINHEGRYLTAEAFGFKVNASAPSLKKKQIWTLEQDSQVVYLRSHLGRYLASDKDGKVTCEADGQNSDCRFLIVAQSDGRWALQSEQHLRFFGGSRDYLSCFAQVITDAELWAVHLALHPQANLLSVARKRYARLSAEDGEIAVDMNIPWGVAALLTLIYLDGKYFLKTCDGRFLSNDGKLSTQSGRTAAYTLELKCGKLAFKDCEGKYLSPMGPTGTLRSGRCSKPGKDELFDLEESHPQVVLMAANGRYVSIRQGVSLAANQEDETDMETFQMEIDKETRKCTLRTSQGNHWDLVAHGGIQITASGVSANTMFSVEWLGHKMALKANNGKYICTKKNGQLLAVSDSIGNTLGSCSSPSSSSLTVQLTLTCLFPPGEDEQLTLKLINRPILILRGENGFICHHKNSNLLDGSRSVYDIFTLQFSNGAYHVKGVDGRFWYVNGGGLVCSDGEAPEDFTLELPERGRLAIRDKRGKYLRGDQGGMLKADGLGLSSSALWEY from the exons GTGAATGCCTCAGCTCCGAGCCTGAAGAAGAAGCAGATATGGACCCTAGAGCAGGACTCCCAGGTGGTCTACCTGCGTAGCCACCTGGGACGCTACCTGGCCTCGGACAAGGACGGCAAAGTCACCTGCGAGGCCGACGGACAAAACTCGGACTGCCGCTTCCTCATCGTGGCCCAATCGGACGGTCGCTGGGCCCTGCAGTCCGAGCAGCACCTCCGCTTCTTCGGCGGCTCTCGGGACTACCTGTCCTGCTTCGCCCAGGTAATAACAGATGCCGAGCTGTGGGCGGTGCACCTGGCTCTGCATCCGCAGGCCAACCTGCTGTCCGTGGCCCGCAAGCGGTACGCCCGCCTCTCCGCGGAGGACGGAGAGATCGCCGTGGACATGAACATTCCCTGGGGTGTGGCGGCGCTCCTGACGCTCATCTACCTGGACGGGAAGTACTTCCTTAAGACCTGCGACGGCCGTTTCCTCAGCAACGACGGGAAGCTGTCGACGCAGAGCGGCAGGACCGCGGCGTACACGCTGGAGCTGAAGTGCGGGAAGCTGGCCTTTAAAGACTGCGAGGGGAAGTATTTGTCTCCCATGGGGCCGACTGGCACCCTCCGGTCCGGACGCTGCTCCAAACCGGGCAAAGACGAACTGTTTGACCTGGAGGAGAGCCACCCGCAGGTGGTTCTGATGGCCGCCAACGGGCGATACGTCTCCATAAGACAAG GAGTGAGCCTGGCAGCCAATCAGGAAGACGAGACGGACATGGAGACGTTTCAGATGGAGATCGACAAGGAAACCAGGAAGTGTACGTTGCGCACCAGCCAAGGGAACCACTGGGACCTGGTGGCCCACGGAGGCATCCAGATCACCGCCTCGGGAGT GTCAGCGAACACCATGTTTTCAGTGGAGTGGCTTGGCCACAAGATGGCGCTAAAGGCTAATAATGGGAAATACATCTGCACCAAGAAGAATGGCCAGCTGCTAGCAGTCAGTGACTCCATAGGTAACACTCTAGGTAGCTGCTCTTCTCCATCCAGCTCTTCTCTAACGGTCCAGCTCACTCTCACGTGTCTTTTCCCGCCAGGTGAGGACGAGCAGCTCACCCTGAAGCTCATCAACCGGCCCATACTGATCCTGAGAGGAGAGAACGGATTCATCTGCCACCACAAGAACTCCAACTTGCTGGACGGCAGCAGATCGGTCTACGACATCTTCACCCTGCAGTTCAGTAACGGGGCGTAccatgtcaaag GCGTGGACGGTCGCTTCTGGTACGTGAACGGCGGCGGGCTGGTGTGCTCGGACGGCGAGGCCCCGGAGGATTTCACCCTGGAGCTCCCGGAGCGCGGTCGCCTCGCCATCCGCGACAAGAGGGGCAAATACCTGCGCGGAGACCAGGGAGGCATGCTGAAGGCCGACGGACTCGGCCTGAGCAGCTCGGCCCTGTGGGAGTATTAA